A single Populus alba chromosome 7, ASM523922v2, whole genome shotgun sequence DNA region contains:
- the LOC118049709 gene encoding ENHANCER OF AG-4 protein 2, with protein sequence MAPGRKKGANKKKLQLRLGDLVLAKVKGYPSWPAKISRPEDWKRVADAKKVFVYFFGTQEIAFVAPSDIQVFTNEVKNKLSARCQSKKDRFFSQAVKEICAAFEELQKGKSSGLGDNTDRSALGSEGQSVDSMEEDGAGNDLNEGMGKVGQSGVMWDSGREFSSKLEHCSSRRGEAGSEGMKPSVSCDTDDSSSPGISSENKVKTFDGEQPQEVLSASSLDNVSFVKDEASCNGNLDVNCMNNLCNGEEARTNPHESKTVVSGADRKLECDSREQVKGGEKGKHASGRIRDPPPGPPKSDSVANGGRKAELSKAKKDTIMVFNDIHKNKVFQKKRRAQPEHGKSELESTETTNPAKKLKRVDKEDDVTKGPLLENKSILPSLNVVDDKAVKQPVAHGKREILLALRAQSGKVKSDAFAQIGKVKSNLSSQSGKFKPGTSAKTSKVDCDASAQTVKVKSDAPAQWGNTNTDVSAQISKVKLDASAEIGKAKPDASDPMSKVKSDVSNDETVLPVLKRRKWAMEAMCDAAALNSDDRMKKNALELNSDLASINTRVSVTQQPKRRRAVCLYDDDDEDEEPKTPVHGGADKNVRAHVSVSDTSKRTNVHVESSVNQEHISSINAQTSLRDSTGLENGHSKESSLLMQNNPFSPSCPKTAKRNDTHVSPSPGKSESEQILTKEAKPLITTPKRSPHLPPATKPVVEQHKATKPSIKVSTLGTQKRAQAGPGKVSGPVLDSSNTSQNHVPSQKSIAAFSGERPKSSPKATLQMSDPTVPMCAPSELEDGMDDRSSFLVDSKTLDSVTSMKHLIAAAQAKRRQAHSQPFPNGNPAFIALNDAQGRSPSSSPSVIFLCGTSNAVQVDMQGFYHHTNLVSPSSHGRQSASHSQVEAEEIEEQRVSSGQRAAGGSLSGGTEAAVARDAFEGMIETLSRTKESIGRATRLAIDCAKYGIANEVVVELLIRKLESEPSFHRKVDLFFLVDSITQCSHNQKGIAGALYVPMVQAALPRLVGAAAPPGASARENRRQCLKVLRLWLERKIFPESVLRHYMDGIGGSNDDASAGFSLRRPSQSERAIDDPIREMEGMFVDEYGSNATFQLPGLLSSHVFEDDDDDFPSSPFKEVNVVLGVTESTHALGERETFTATASDRRHCILEDVDVELEMEDVSGHPKDERPSSIGVFFEMEAQQHYPDRLPEPALNDSVHLLPLPDGSPPPPPDSPPPPPPLPSSPPLPPPPPLPPQPSTSLSLPPPPPPLPSQTPPPLPPMPPSAPLPTVVPQPSVPTQSSLLAKPIRPSQSSVQSSPHLAYQSAVPHEYCTTPSSNQIVQMAGSTPHGNHTFLNPQAPQQNPHFQPVNAPFAQRPLHSNLPQNASGHFSFTTPPIQQLPYPRPYSMPSHLDGRPRFSTDEQWRMPSSEYADNHPGAWMGGRNPSYAGPSFGQEGHFQPPTPNNMGFQVAPSNKAPAGASIPGHGVTQMLPCRPDMPALNCWRPA encoded by the exons ATGGCTCCGGGGCGTAAAAAGGGAGCGAATAAGAAGAAACTTCAGTTGCGTTTGGGTGATCTTGTTCTTGCTAAAGTCAAGGGTTACCCTTCCTGGCCTGCCAAG ATTAGCCGGCCTGAAGATTGGAAGCGAGTCGCTGATGCTAAGAAagtttttgtctatttttttggaACTCAAGAAAT TGCTTTTGTTGCCCCATCTGATATTCAGGTATTCACAAATGAAGTGAAGAATAAATTGTCAGCTCGGTGTCAGAGTAAGAAGGATAGGTTCTTTTCCCAAGCTGTGAAGGAAATCTGTGCAGCTTTTGAAGAGTTGCAGAAGGGAAAGTCAAGTGGATTGGGAGATAATACTGATAGATCAGCCCTAGGATCTGAGGGTCAATCTGTTGACTCAATGGAAGAGGATGGGGCAGGGAATGACTTAAATGAGGGGATGGGTAAAGTTGGACAAAGTGGAGTGATGTGGGATTCAGGACGTGAATTTAGTTCTAAGTTGGAGCATTGCTCCAGTAGACGAGGTGAAGCGGGCTCTGAAGGTATGAAGCCTTCTGTTTCATGTGATACTGATGACAGTTCATCCCCAGGTATTTCTTCTGAAAATAAGGTTAAAACATTTGATGGTGAACAACCACAAGAGGTATTATCTGCTTCCAGTTTGGATAATGTTTCCTTTGTAAAGGATGAAGCCTCTTGTAATGGAAATCTGGATGTTAATTGCATGAATAACCTGTGTAATGGTGAGGAGGCAAGGACAAATCCTCATGAGTCTAAGACAGTGGTTTCTGGGGCAGACAGAAAATTGGAATGTGATTCTAGGGAGCAAGTGAAAGGTGGAGAAAAAGGCAAGCATGCTAGTGGCAGAATAAGAGATCCCCCCCCAGGTCCTCCTAAATCAGATTCAGTAGCCAATGGTGGTAGAAAAGCAGAACTATCAAAAGCCAAAAAGGATACTATTATGGTGTTCAATGATATACACAAAAATAAGgtctttcaaaagaaaaggcgTGCCCAACCTGAACATGGAAAATCTGAGCTTGAATCAACTGAAACTACAAATCCTGCTAAGAAATTAAAGCGTGTAGACAAGGAGGATGATGTTACCAAGGGACCCCTCTTAGAAAACAAGAGTATTTTGCCAAGCTTGAATGTAGTCGATGACAAAGCAGTCAAACAGCCTGTGGCACATGGGAAAAGAGAAATCCTTTTGGCATTAAGAGCCCAAAGTGGTAAAGTTAAATCTGATGCTTTTGCCCAAATAGGTAAAGTGAAATCTAATCTTTCTTCTCAATCAGGTAAGTTTAAACCTGGTACATCTGCCAAGACGAGTAAAGTTGACTGTGATGCATCTGCCCAGACAGTTAAAGTCAAAAGTGATGCTCCTGCACAATGGGGTAACACTAATACTGATGTATCTGCACAAATAAGCAAAGTTAAACTGGATGCATCTGCTGAAATTGGCAAAGCTAAACCTGATGCTTCTGATCCAATGAGTAAAGTTAAATCTGATGTTTCAAATGATGAAACTGTGCTGCCTGTATTAAAACGCCGTAAATGGGCAATGGAGGCGATGTGTGACGCTGCTGCTCTCAATTCCGATGacagaatgaagaaaaatgctCTTGAGCTAAATAGTGATTTAGCTTCTATCAATACGAGAGTTTCTGTCACCCAACAGCCCAAAAGGCGAAGAGCTGTTTGCctttatgatgatgatgatgaagatgaagaaccCAAAACTCCTGTTCATGGAGGAGCTGACAAAAATGTCAGAGCACATGTGTCTGTTTCCGACACTTCCAAGAGAACTAATGTGCATGTTGAAAGTTCTGTTAATCAAGAACACATAAGTTCTATTAATGCTCAGACAAGTTTGAGGGATTCTACTGGATTAGAGAATGGCCATTCCAAGGAATCATCTTTGCTAATGCAGAACAATCCTTTTTCACCTAGCTGTCCAAAAACAGCGAAGAGGAATGATACTCATGTCTCTCCAAGTCCTGGCAAATCAGAGTCCGAGCAGATACTGACCAAGGAGGCCAAACCACTCATAACTACCCCTAAGAGGTCTCCTCATCTGCCTCCTGCCACCAAACCAGTTGTGGAACAGCATAAAGCTACCAAGCCCTCCATTAAAGTTTCCACACTTGGCACTCAAAAGAGGGCCCAGGCTGGACCTGGCAAGGTTTCAGGTCCTGTTTTGGATAGTTCAAACACTTCTCAAAATCACGTGCCAAGTCAAAAAAGTATAGCAGCTTTTTCTGGGGAAAGGCCAAAAAGTTCTCCTAAAGCAACTTTACAAATGAGTGATCCTACTGTTCCAATGTGTGCTCCATCAGA ACTGGAAGATGGTATGGATGATAGAAGCAGCTTTTTGGTTGATTCTAAGACTCTAGATTCTGTTACATCTATGAAACATCTCATTGCTGCTGCTCAAGCAAAAAGGAGACAAGCTCACTCACAACCTTTTCCTAATGGAAACCCTGCCTTTATAGCTCTGAATGATGCTCAGGGAAGGAGCCCAAGCTCCTCACCAAGCgtgatttttttatgtggtACTAGCAATGCTGTACAGGTAGATATGCAAGGCTTCTATCATCATACAAATTTAGTTTCTCCATCTTCACATGGTCGCCAATCAGCGTCACACAGCCAAGTGGAAGCTGAAGAAATTGAGGAGCAAAGAGTTAGTTCAGGACAGAGGGCTGCTGGAGGTTCATTGAGTGGTGGTACTGAAGCTGCTGTGGCTCGTGATGCTTTTGAAGGGATGATAGAGACTTTATCAAGGACAAAAGAAAGTATTGGACGTGCAACTCGCCTTGCCATTGATTGTGCCAAGTATGGCATTGCAAATGAGGTG GTTGTAGAACTTCTAATCCGAAAATTGGAAAGTGAGCCTAGTTTCCACCGCAAAGTGgacttattttttcttgtagaTTCCATCACCCAGTGTTCACATAATCAAAAAG GTATTGCTGGAGCTTTGTATGTCCCTATGGTGCAGGCAGCCTTACCACGCCTTGTTGGTGCTGCTGCTCCACCAGGGGCCAGTGCTCGGGAAAATCGTCGTCAGTGTTTAAAg GTTTTAAGGTTGTGGCTTGAGAGGAAAATCTTTCCAGAATCTGTTTTGAGGCACTATATGGATGGTATTGGAGGTTCAAATGATGATGCCTCTGCTGGATTTTCCCTTAGACGTCCATCCCAATCTGAGCGAGCTATAGATGATCCAATCAGGGAAATGGAAGGCATGTTTGTAGATGAATATGGCAG TAATGCCACATTTCAGTTGCCTGGGCTTTTATCTTCTCATGTGtttgaggatgatgatgatgacttTCCGAGCAGTCCTTTTAAGGAAGTTAATGTTGTGTTGGGAGTTACAGAATCAACCCATGCTCtaggagagagagaaacattTACAGCGACTGCAAGTGACAGGCGCCATTGCATCTTAGAGGATGTGGATGTTGAACTTGAAATGGAAGATGTGTCTGGACACCCAAAGGATGAAAGACCCTCATCCATAGgtgtattttttgaaatggaAGCACAGCAGCATTACCCAGATAGGTTACCAGAACCAGCATTAAATGATTCTGTCCATTTGCTGCCTCTACCAGATGGTTCTCCACCACCGCCTCCTGattctcctcctccacctccgCCTTTGCCTTCCTCTCCGCCgctgccaccaccaccaccacttccGCCTCAACCCTCAACATCTTTGTCACtgccacctccacctccacctcttCCGTCACAAACACCACCTCCTCTCCCCCCTATGCCACCTTCAGCTCCTCTGCCTACTGTGGTACCACAACCATCTGTACCAACTCAATCTTCATTACTAGCAAAACCAATACGACCATCTCAGTCATCTGTACAGTCCTCACCTCATTTGGCATATCAATCAGCTGTACCTCATGAATACTGTACTACACCCAGT AGTAATCAAATTGTCCAAATGGCTGGAAGTACTCCTCATGGGAATCACACGTTCTTAAATCCTCAAGCTCCTCAACAAAACCCACATTTTCAGCCAGTTAATGCACCTTTTGCACAAAGACCGCTGCATTCAAACCTGCCACAGAATGCATCAGGTCACTTCTCATTCACGACGCCTCCAATTCAGCAGCTTCCTTATCCCCGTCCATACTCTATGCCATCACATCTAGATGGTCGGCCACGATTTTCCACTGATGAACAGTGGAGGATGCCTTCAAGCGAATATGCAGATAATCATCCTGGTGCATGGATGGGCGGAAGAAATCCATCTTATGCAGGCCCTTCTTTTGGCCAGGAAG GTCACTTTCAGCCACCAACTCCAAATAATATGGGTTTTCAGGTTGCTCCCTCCAACAAGGCACCTGCTGGAGCTTCCATTCCAG GTCATGGTGTTACACAGATGTTGCCATGTAGACCAGACATGCCTGCCCTTAACTGCTGGAGACCAGCATAA